Within the Periophthalmus magnuspinnatus isolate fPerMag1 chromosome 7, fPerMag1.2.pri, whole genome shotgun sequence genome, the region actttattgtccccatacgGAAATTTCCTCccctacatttgacccatccttcaatactGCTGGGGCAATCTGTGCAGTGTCTGTGGACCCATCTACTGATCAGgactacctcagctggaggattttacctactAGGTTGATGGGGCAAACCAGAATGCATGGGAGAAACCCACCAAGACACAAGAAGAagcatgcaaactctgcacagaaaggcctggcaaTTGAAGTAAATGAATACAAAGGGAAGTGTGCATCTTGATTATTACAGCAAGGTAGACATCCATGGTGATATTTATAAAAAGATGGTGGGTAACTTTATAGTTTTTAGAGCCACTGAATCTGGAAGCAAGTAGCAGCATTAGTTTTATTAATTAGACACAAGCCTTTGCCACTTTGTTTTAACGCCAGTCTTTCCTGACGCAGTATTTGTGAACACATTTTAGCGTCCCAGAGGAAATGTGTCTAGATAAGAACTATTTTTAATCATTAGGCAGATAGATTACCACTATACTACCACTAGAcgaatttattaaaaatattttcagttaaaatgcatttaaagagtGAATGTTGTTATATTCCTGGAAATGTTCATATAAACAGCCTGTAATTAAAAACTTGATTCACTATTGTACTGTCTAATAATAGATACAAGGCACTCTATTAATGCACTGGAAAGGGCTACCAGATACATGTAAGGTCACACACTCTTCAGTCGAACTTTTAACCCCTCATGTTGTGCTTGGGACAAAGAGAAAAATGACAGCAAATTCTTGAACCAGTGGGACCATTTCATTAAAAAGACTAGATGAGTTGTAAAGTCAGTGGTGTTCAGAAAAGAGCAGCCAGCGGAAAGGgatgggagaggagacagagacactAGGAGCCAGTCTCATAGACAAGGTCACATCCAAAGTAACATGCCATGGGGGGTCAGTACAAGCATCCCATAAAGCAGATAAGGAACAATTCCAGGAACTATAGGCCACATAATGACTGAGCCTCTCCCTGGTCCACAAAAACAGTGCACCCATAAGTCCAGAAGTCACTTTGGGCATGAATGAGGAGGAGGCAGTGGAGATGCAAACAACTTTCTATGGcttaagtgttttttgtttcttttatgtaatataaaataattcatatttGCTGTTACATATTTGTGCATGTTCAAATTGGTACTATACAGCTGTGACCAATGTCATCTTTTGCACCTCCAGTAGAATGACAGTATAACACTATTTTCTTGTAAAGTATCATTCCTCATTACCTGCCAGTTCAAGGCTACCATAGACTTCTCTATTGTTGTTGTCAAGAATGTGACCAAACACCGCAGCACTTTGGATGACATAAACAACACTCTATAGTATTAGCATTTTCATTGTCTGGATTTATGAAGTGTGTCTGCGTTATGATGGGTTTTGTCTAGTGTGGGTGAACACTTCATATCCTCTGTATTCAGAGCATTGTTCCCTTTACCACTGATTAATATCTTGTTTAAACAGTGCGCAGACACACCATGTCGTCGGTGTGTGCATAAATTTTCCAGAGCTGATCAACACAATGGCCCACATTCCTGGCATTTCAAGGAAGTCCCTTATATCACTGCATCTCCTCCACTAccgcacagacacagacagagagctTCTAGGAATAGGACACAAACAACGACCTcatgtgtatttgtttgttaatgCAACAACTAAATTAGCTGATTAGAATTTAAATGCTTTATACAGAGATATTTTGTATTACACTCCATCAGGCCACTATTCAAGTCTACCTGTCACTGCACCTGGGGAACCTGAGTGAGGACGtcaagattatttggttaatcgataattgtgatttttctggtcACAATATAATGAAAACGACAAGGATAAGTCTATGTGGCATGTTTGATTTTCATGAGTTTGAGCATGAGAAGTGTAAACTAATTTCTAGTCTAATATTTGGATTATAGATACGGCTACAACACTTATGAATTAATAACTGTGACTAATCGACTATTAAAATAATAGTTGAGTATATTAACCATTATCTGCACTATACAAAGtgtaaaacatatttcaaaagaTGTTTTATAAGACAGTATCAATAATTACACTTTGATGATGAATATTCTCTAAGCCTTCTGTCAGCATGTTTTACCTTTATCAGTTTACTTGAGAAGTCTCAgagtacaatagaaataattgtttgaCTAGTCGACTTCTAAAATAACACTGTGTGTGCCAggagaaatgtgttttgtgttattttttggatcttattttttattttattttgctcatGTTtcgcacacaaaaaaataactaaataggATGCAGTGTGGATGGATGTTTCAAGCCAAGGTCGAGACCCATTCAAACCAAGGTCCTTGGGTGTTGGTCCATGCAACAATAGAAAACAGCGGCACTGCAGGGACTTCCATTGCCTTGTGGGACCTGCGACGCCTGTCAGGAGAGGTTCATTCAAAGGGCTGCCTATACACAACACTTTTCCTCACTTTACCTTTGTTTATGTAAATCTTTGTTAAAGATTTGTGTagctggactttttttttttgtccagctaCACACAAACCATGTTTTAAGAGTGTCCCTTGTGTTGACTGCACTCATCCTTCATGAGATGTGCCTTATCAGAGTCAAGTTGTGGTTTGATCCCTGGACCAGGACGCTTTGTGTCATTGGGTTTCATGGGGGTCTCTCCAGACCTAACTCTTAACAGTTTAAACAGATATCCATCCTTCTCGGAAATGAACTCCTTACTCTGGCTGGTTTGAGGTTACACCTTAGGGCCACTAACAATGGCACTTTGATCTGCTCTGACTTCTGACAGTGCTGCACATTGTAAAGCTCAATTGTAGCTCATTTGGCTCGAACCTCCTGCGTAGCCCTCTGGAGAGTACATAATCCTTTGCTCAGATAAGAGCGTGTTGTGAGTGTGTAGGCACATTTCAGCAAGTCTAAATTTACCATAGAACAACAATACAAACACTGTTGAGCAGTAGGACccagaagaaaagagaggggcaaACTGGACATGCACACCTTTGGTCCAGGAGATtggagtttgaaaaaaaaaaaaaaaaaaagttgttcaacactgtaacaaaaaaaaacccctgaGCTCTGAGCCTTGTCATTGGTTGAGAGTCCGGCAGGAAAGTGCGATGGCTCTTGAGGCCAAGGCAGACCCTCGTATAAATTGAAAGCAAAAGACAACAGTTTACTTCACAACACTGTCTGGATGATGATGCACAAGTACCAACAACTTTAGCGGCATCATGAGCGCTTCTGTGGCCGTGTACCGGAACATCTACACGGAGGACCGCTTCAAACAGGCCTATGGCACAGAGGATGACGCGAGAGGAGACGCACGGCTCCGCGAGAGGCTCACCGGGACGTGCAGGTGCTCTCGCCGAGGGTGCGTCCACCTGCTCAAGGAGAGGGCGCCTATTTTCAGCTGGCTGCCCAGCTACAGGCTCAAGAAATGGATTTTAGGAGACACAGTGGCAGGACTCACTGTTGGGATTCTGCATATTCCTCAAGGTAAGTCACAACTGTATATAAAAGGACAGGTGCAAAAATACTACACGTTAAACGGAGGCCCaatatattttatgtctttttagAAACAATCCTTCACCCACATCAAATACAAATGTATTTGCATTGTATAAGAGCTCATTCTTTGCATGTCCATTATATTTTCAAGGTGTAGCTGTAAATGCtgttaaaattatttattattatgaaatgtAGGACTGTTATTTTGCTAAAGGCATTACCTTTTTCTTACGTGTAACACGTCAGCATATTTCTGTATTAAACATATTGGCTGAACTAACTAAGAAAAATGTTCTCAACAGGGATGGCTTTTGCTTTACTTACATCTGTGGCTCCAATATTTGGTCTGTACACTTCTTTCTTCCCTGTGGTCCTTTATATGTTCTTTGGCACTGGTCATCATGTGTCCACAGGTGAGATTAAACAttctaatgcattttattatgtGTAAGTGCTGTGCCTCACCCTGGCTTTGTGGATGTTCAGGCACTTTTGCAGTGGTGAGTATGATGACGGGCACTGTGGTGGAGCAGCTTGTGCCCACTCCTCTGGACCTGAactcttcttcctctgcagcTGCTGAGTTTGAGGCTCAGAGAATCGCTGTGGCATCGGCTGTGGCTCTCCTTTCAGGAATTATTATGGTGTGACACCACATTCAACAACCATGAAAGTAAATGTCAAGATTGCTgatattattatgaaaaaatattaactgattataaatgtttctcCAGCTATGCATGTTTGGTCTTCAGCTGGGCTTCTTGTCCACCTATCTCTCAGAACCAATCGTTAAGGCCTTTACTAGTGCGGCTGCATTCCATGTCACCATCTCACAGCTGCAAAGCATGCTGGGACTGCGACTTCCCCGCCACACAGGCACCTTTTCTTTGTTCAAGGTAATATAGATACTCTCACATAATGGCACAAACATGTCTAATGCTAGGTTGTATATTTAGACTCTAGCAGCCGTGATGAAAAACCTTGGTGACACCAACATGGCAGAGCTGCTGATCTCTCTGGTATGTCTCATCTTCCTTGTGTCCATTAAAGAAGTCAATATGagatacaaacagaaactgcgTACACCCATTCCTGTGGAGATACTAGTAGTAAGtatactttactacttaatttgtgtttcttttcagTGTACATGAAAATATCTAGGGTTTTTGTATTGTGTAGTCATagtaacattaacattaacagtaAACTACAGCAGTTGCCAGTAGTACTAGAGGTTATAGCCGTGGTATTACTATCACACCTTGAGCTACTAGTGCTAGtcagtaaaagtaacagtagAGACTGATTGAGAACCAATATTTTGGTATAACGTTATTTATCTATAAATGTATTCCCCAGGTGATCATAGTGACAGCAGTGGCATACGGCTTCTCCCTGGACTCCTCCTACAACATACAGATAGTTGGACACATCCCAGCTGGGTGAGATTACCATAAGAAAAATCCTTGCCGTGTTTTCCATATCCTCATTTCCGGCCATCTCATTCatattgtttttgtgcacaGGTTCCCAAGGCCACGGATGCCTGCTGTGCATGCTTTTCCTGAGATTGCTGGAGACACGATAGCTATAACGTTTGTGGGttatgctgtgtctgtgtctttagCCATGATTTATGCAGATAAACATGGTTACTCAATACACCCTAACCAGGTCAATAACAGcagcattttaacacatttttactttgttgttttggagacttGACTCACTGAGATTTCTGTGTGACAGGAGCTCCTGGCACATGGCATTTCTAACACAGTGTCGTCGTTTTTCACCTGTTTCCCCAGTTCAGCCACTTTAGCCACCACCAACATACTCGAGAGCGCTGGTGGACATACCCAGGTAGGATCATATctcattttattataaattatgaaCTACTCTAAAGATATCAATGTGATACTCTTCTTTGCAATTTATTTTagccttttaaaatgaaaacttaCTTTCACTTGTTTAATATTTGACTGTAATATATATTATTGATTATAATATATTAATAGTATCTGTGATACTATTATTAGTATCATACTGCTTGCAGAAGATTACAGTTAAAcagtattttatgtgtttgctccAGCTGTCTGGCTTGTTCACCAGTTTGGTAGTTCTTATAGTTTTATTGCTGATTGGGCCTCTCTTCTACTTCCTACCTAAGGTATGTAATCATGCTCAGATTATATTAACTTGTTATGACAAGAAAAACAAAGTCATGTAACTGAtcgtccctgtctctgtcctcccAGGCTGTCCTCGCATGCATCAATGTCACCAGCCTCAGGCAGATGTTTTTGCAGTTCCAAGAGCTTCCTGAACTCTGGAGAATCAGTAAAATAGACTTTGTAAGGACaatgacaaatttacataacatTACAACTGCACATATCTTAATAGAAAActagaaacagaaaaacacaggaaatatttattatgcataGCCATACCTGTGCTACTGTTATTTTTGTCTGCCTGTCGTTGCCCTAAAACAACAGTGTTTTAGTACAAGactgtaaagtactttttgtACTTAGGctcttttgtgtttatttgtctgaaaatagttttaattaaatgatacatttttattttttgtgtagaTGGTATGGTTGGTGACCTGGCTATCTGTTGTGGTACTGAATGTGGACTTGGGTCTGGCCACTGGAGTAGTGTTTTCAATGATGACTGTGATCTGCCGCACACAGAGGTTATAGAAATATTACAAAAGGATGTATGAAGAAGATGGATTTTGTTGTTCTTTATAGTGTTCATTGTTGTGTACAGGGCTGGCTGTTCTGTCCTCGGTCGGGCAAGCAACACAGAAATTTACAGACCTTTGGAAAAACACACCAAGGTTTGATATGTAATTTATTACCTACACCATCAGAGCAAAAATAGTAGATTTTATTGTGCACATCAAAAACTTATTTAAGAACTATAATGCATTTtggaatatatttttatattagtcatttttacatttactaaaGTTTTAATATATCATTCATTCCTTTAATATTGTCTCAGTATttaaaacttgttttttttttgttttttgtttttttctactaaCATCCActgttttaattttagtttattatGTTGCCTTCAGTGTTATGAAGTGCCGGGGGTTAAGATCCTGACTTATAATGGGCCGATCTACTATGGGAACCGCAGTTTCTTTCGTGAGGAAGTCAGTAAGCTGCTTGGCCTGACTCCAGAGAAGATTCGCAGACGAGAGAAGGCCCAAAAAGCCCtggagaaaagggagagggagaccaCTGTCAACACTGTGGTGTGTGGTGGCTGCTACGCtacatttgtttattcattatACACTGCAGATTATCAAAACTAATATTACTGCTCATTACTCATTTTAGGAGAGAGGCGTcacaaaccatttattttcctCTAATAATGAGATTTTCAAACCTGGTAAGTAcataatatgtttttctttctttttacaaatacaaaaacccTCAAATAATTTCACTAGTTTAACTGAATTAAAATATTCTTAAAAAAGATTATAATACAATTAGCCCATTAAAGCAAATATTTTTGAAACTATATTGTGCTAATAACTAGTTTTAGAGCACGTTTTGTGGGTCCTCACGTGTCGCTAACTGTTAGAAACCCTTTTGTGCAGAGACTCCTGAACACGAGGTGCAGATGGTGCTGATCGACTGCAGCAGTGTCATATTTGTGGATGTAGCTGGAGCAAGACTCTTCATACAGGTTTGTGCGTTGTGTTTCTTGAAAGTCTACTTTGAAATATTATTGCTATATTTACTTGTATCTTTAACAGATGTGCACTGAATGCCAGAAGGTTGGAGTGAGTGTGTATTTAGCAAACTGTAATGGTGAGTTCTTCAGAAATTAAACATGTaattataatcacattttgtgtatttgcgTATATATATCATGTGATTTTTACAGAAAGTGTCTTAAGGATTCTCACATCCAGTGGTCTGATGAACTATATAAACGCACAACATATTTTTGTCACAGTCCATGATGCAGTAATGTATATTCAACACCAGAGGGTAAGAAAAAATATTATCTATCATTTAAAGACCATTAATTTATTATAGGCAGTGACCCCTAATTTTCTATTAGGAGAAACCTCAAGAAAACACCTCCACAGTTTGGGTATGAGTCAGTTGGTCTGGGGTGAAGAGGACACTCgataaaaacaggagcagttttttaaaataagtaaagtaTGTAGCTCATATGAGATTTTTGATAgacttttttagattttttgtgtagaaaaatgtgttacaaatatatttaactctGATGTCGTTTGAatgtttcagtatttatttctatatttgatatttgatgTATGTGTGcagaatatttatataaatttcaacaatggcttta harbors:
- the slc26a10 gene encoding solute carrier family 26 member 10 isoform X2, which codes for MSASVAVYRNIYTEDRFKQAYGTEDDARGDARLRERLTGTCRCSRRGCVHLLKERAPIFSWLPSYRLKKWILGDTVAGLTVGILHIPQGMAFALLTSVAPIFGLYTSFFPVVLYMFFGTGHHVSTGTFAVVSMMTGTVVEQLVPTPLDLNSSSSAAAEFEAQRIAVASAVALLSGIIMLCMFGLQLGFLSTYLSEPIVKAFTSAAAFHVTISQLQSMLGLRLPRHTGTFSLFKTLAAVMKNLGDTNMAELLISLVCLIFLVSIKEVNMRYKQKLRTPIPVEILVVIIVTAVAYGFSLDSSYNIQIVGHIPAGFPRPRMPAVHAFPEIAGDTIAITFVGYAVSVSLAMIYADKHGYSIHPNQELLAHGISNTVSSFFTCFPSSATLATTNILESAGGHTQLSGLFTSLVVLIVLLLIGPLFYFLPKAVLACINVTSLRQMFLQFQELPELWRISKIDFMVWLVTWLSVVVLNVDLGLATGVVFSMMTVICRTQRAGCSVLGRASNTEIYRPLEKHTKCYEVPGVKILTYNGPIYYGNRSFFREEVSKLLGLTPEKIRRREKAQKALEKRERETTVNTVERGVTNHLFSSNNEIFKPETPEHEVQMVLIDCSSVIFVDVAGARLFIQMCTECQKVGVSVYLANCNESVLRILTSSGLMNYINAQHIFVTVHDAVMYIQHQREKPQENTSTVWV
- the slc26a10 gene encoding solute carrier family 26 member 10 isoform X1, coding for MSASVAVYRNIYTEDRFKQAYGTEDDARGDARLRERLTGTCRCSRRGCVHLLKERAPIFSWLPSYRLKKWILGDTVAGLTVGILHIPQGMAFALLTSVAPIFGLYTSFFPVVLYMFFGTGHHVSTGTFAVVSMMTGTVVEQLVPTPLDLNSSSSAAAEFEAQRIAVASAVALLSGIIMLCMFGLQLGFLSTYLSEPIVKAFTSAAAFHVTISQLQSMLGLRLPRHTGTFSLFKTLAAVMKNLGDTNMAELLISLVCLIFLVSIKEVNMRYKQKLRTPIPVEILVVIIVTAVAYGFSLDSSYNIQIVGHIPAGFPRPRMPAVHAFPEIAGDTIAITFVGYAVSVSLAMIYADKHGYSIHPNQELLAHGISNTVSSFFTCFPSSATLATTNILESAGGHTQLSGLFTSLVVLIVLLLIGPLFYFLPKAVLACINVTSLRQMFLQFQELPELWRISKIDFMVWLVTWLSVVVLNVDLGLATGVVFSMMTVICRTQRAGCSVLGRASNTEIYRPLEKHTKCYEVPGVKILTYNGPIYYGNRSFFREEVSKLLGLTPEKIRRREKAQKALEKRERETTVNTVERGVTNHLFSSNNEIFKPETPEHEVQMVLIDCSSVIFVDVAGARLFIQMCTECQKVGVSVYLANCNESVLRILTSSGLMNYINAQHIFVTVHDAVMYIQHQRVRKNIIYHLKTINLL